GGCTTATATGTTTTTTTATTCTGTTTGCTTTGGCGGAATTTTTTAAGTGGTTACGAGGTTTTTCTGTTCCTGTTCCGTTACCAATATATATTTTAGGTGGGGTATTTTTAGCAGTTGCCTCTAATTATGATAAAATATTTGGCTATTATGTCAGTAATGCTAGTGTAATTACACCTGTGGAAATATCCCAAGAAGTACCTAAATTAGCATCACCAGTAAACTCAACTCCAATTTCTGAATTAATACCTAGTGCTGTACCTAAATCCGATATTCAAGAATCTGCCAACAATTGAGTTGCTATATAGGGGCAGTCAGGAGGTAGGGGCGCAGGGCCTGCGCCCAGTCAGGAGTGTGGCTAACGCCACGCTGCGCTATCAGGAGTCAGAAAGAAGAAGAAAGAAGAATAAAATTGTTACCGGACTGTAGTCTGCGTCAGTGCAATATGTGGCTATTGCATCAGAAAATAAATAACTTTGTAAATATAACCCGCATAAAACATAAGATTTTTGTTAAACTTACTGGAAAATTAGAAGTTGAGTAGCTTTTAAGACAGAAAAAAAAAGTAGCAAATACTACGAATTGTATTGAATGAAGACAAATATCGTAGACACAGAGGAATGAAAATAAGTGTTCAGAAAATTGACTATCATTGGGTGTTTAACTCTATTTTTACTGGTAGGGTTGTTAACAGGAAATGCTTGGGCAGAAACCTCAGCAACCGTGCCTAGTCCGAATACAGGTGACACAGCATTTATGCTGATTTCCTCAGCTTTAGTAATGCTAATGACACCGGGATTAGCATTCTTTTATGGTGGGTTTGTGCGATCGCACAATATTCTCAACACATTGATGATGAGTTTTGTGTTGATGGCGATTGTGGGAGTCACCTGGGTTCTTTGGGGTTATAGTCTTTCCTTTGCCCCTGGTTTACCCTTCATTGGTGGTTTACAATGGCTGGGGTTAAATGGTGTTGGTGTAGAAACCACAGGTTATCTGCAAGGTTCAGCCCCTGCGGAGGTAGTTTCCTATGCGGGGACAATTCCCCATCAAGCATTCATGATCTATCAAGCCATGTTTGCAATTATCACCCCAGCTTTAATTTCGGGAGCGATCGCCGAACGCATGAGTTTCCGTGCCTATTGCCTATTTGTAGTCCTGTGGTCAACCTTTATCTACACACCTCTAGCACACATGGTTTGGGCAAAGGGAGGATTCTTAGGTTTATACGGCGGCATCGGCGCTCTAGACTTTGCTGGTGGTACAGTAGTGCATATTAGTTCCGGTATTTCGGCACTGGTAGCCGCAATTGTCCTCGGTCCGAGAAAAAACTATCCAGATCGTCTTAGCCCTCCCCATAACGTCCCCTTTATTTTGTTGGGTGCCGGCTTACTTTGGTTTGGTTGGTTTGGCTTTAATGCTGGTAGTGCCTTATCCGCTGGCACGGTAGCCACAGTCGCCTTTGTTGCTACTAATACATCCGCTGCCGCCGGGGCGTTGATGTGGTTGATTCTAGAAGCTACATTACGGGGAAAACCCACCGCAGTTGGCGCAGCCACAGGTGCAGTCGCCGGTTTAGTGGGAATCACCCCAGGGGCAGGATTTGTCACCCCTGTAGCCGCAATTTTAACTGGTTTCATTACCTCCGTCGTCTGCTTCTATGCTGTCAGTTTCAAGCACAAATTGCGGGTTGATGATGCTCTAGATACCTATCCTGTACATGGTGTTGGAGGTACTATCGGGGCGATTCTAACAGCTATCTTTGCCACAACTGAAGTGAATAGCGGTGGTAAAGATGGGGTATTGCGCGGTAACTTCGGTGAATTATTTGTGGAACTAGCAGCGATCGCCATAGCCTATATTATTGCTGGTGTAGGAACTTGGATCATTCTGAAAATTATTGCTGCTACAGTTGGTTTACGAGTCCCAGATCAAACCGAAGATCAAGGCTTGGATATCAACGAACACGGGGAAGAAGGTTATAACTCCGAATTTGCAGATCGGATTTCTAATAAGTAAAAGGCAGGGGAGTAGGGGAGAATATTTTTCTTCCCAATAACAACTAACAACTGACAACTGACAGATTTACAATTAAACTCAATATCCGTAATGTTTCTTCGTCGTGTCTAATCGTGTAAAAACTTTTCCTGTCTGGGGACTATTCGCACTGTTAACTAATATTATCCTAATGTTAGCGGTCGTCTTATTGATTTGGCGACAGCAAAAGCTAACCCCTGTGTTAGCAACCACAGCTATTCCAGATCCCTCAGAACCAGTTAACCTGAACTGGAAAAATCAATATGTAGCACCAGAATTAGGACCCCGTCATAAACTCAGTTATCCCCAATGGTTGGATATTCTCAAGCAAGAAGCTAAAATAACTGCTAGGAAAAATCCCCAGCGATTAACCATACTAGCGGGAGATTCTCTGAGTTTATGGTTTCCACCGGAGTTATTACCTGAGGATAGAAGCTGGCTAAATCAGGGCATATCCGGGGAAGTTAGCAATGGATTACTGCAAAGATTAGATTTTTTTGATCGCACCAAACCGGAAAAGATTTTCATTATGGTGGGCATTAATGATCTAATTCGCGGGTTAGATGATCAGGAAATTTTAGCTAATTATCAGCAAATTATCAGTTATTTGCAAAGAAAACACCCCCAAACAGAAATTGTCGTTCAGTCAATTTTGCCCCATGGTGAGGAGGGGATAACTTGGGAAGGAAAAGAAAAACTCCTAGCAATTCCCAATCCTCGGATTCGTAATTTGAATCAGGAATTGAATAATCTCGCTACTGAAAAAGGGGTGAAATATCTGAATTTACATCCCTTATTCACCGATAAACAAGGTAATCTTCGGTCAGATTTTACCACCGATGGTTTGCATCTGAGTCCCCCAGGTTATCTCGTTTGGCGGACTGCCTTACAGATGTATACTAACCAACAAATAACATCCCAAGCAACTAAACCTAAAAATATCAACTCAAAAACTAGGATATAAATCCAAATTTTCCATCTAAATCACCTCGAAACACGAGAAAATCAAAGATAGTAATTATTAGTGGTCAATCTAAAATGGATACAAAAGCTTTTAAACGTAGCCTCCAACATTCAGACAATTACAATCGCAAAGGTTTTGGTCATCAAGCGGAAGTCGCTACCAAGTTACAATCTGAGTTTCAGAGTAACTTAATTCAGGAAATCCGCGATCGCAACTACACCATCAAACGTGGTAATGTCACCATCCAACTAGCACAAGCATTTGGTTTTTGTTGGGGTGTAGAAAGGGCTGTAGCTATGGCTTATGAAACCCGGCAACATTTTCCCACAGAACAGATTTGGATTACCAACGAAATTATTCACAATCCATCTGTGAATAAACGAATGCAAGAAATGCAAGTAGAATTTATTCCCGTTATTGACAAACTGAAAGACTTTTCTGTTGTTAATAGTGGTGACGTAGTAATTTTACCAGCCTTTGGTGCAAGTGTTCAAGAAATGCAAATATTGCATGATAAAGGTTGCCAAATTGTTGATACTACCTGCCCCTGGGTATCCAAAGTATGGAACACCGTAGAAAAGCACAAAAAAGGTGATTATACTTCAATTATTCACGGAAAATATAAGCATGAAGAAACAGTTGCCACCAGTTCCTTTGCCGGGAAATATTTGATTGTTTTAAACATAAAAGAAGCAGAATATGTCATTAATTATATTCTCAATGGTGGCGATCGTGAAGAATTTTTAGCCAAATTTTCCAAAGCCTGTTCAGCAGGATTTGACCCTGATCAAGACTTACAACGAGTAGGAATTGCTAACCAAACAACCATGCTCAAAGGTGAAACCGAACAAATCGGTAAAATGCTGGAGCATACAATGATGCAGAAATATGGACCAACAGAATTGAATCAGCATTTTCAAAATTTCAATACCATCTGTGATGCCACTCAAGAACGTCAAGATGCTATGTTAGAATTAGTCGAAGAAAATGTAGATTTAATCATAGTTATTGGTGGGTTTAACTCATCCAATACTACTCAACTACAACAAATTGCCTTTGATCGAGGTATTCCCTCCTATCACATTGATTGTGGAGAACGGATTCAATCAATTAATAACATTGAACATCGGCAGTTAACAGGAGAATTAGTAATTGCAGAAAATTGGCTACCAGCAGGAGAAATTAAAGTTGGTGTGACTTCTGGTGCTTCAACACCGGATAAGGTAGTTGAAGATATAATTGAGAAAATTTTTGCCCTCAAAGCAATAGCATCTGTAGTTTAAAATATACTCAACACGGTTGGGATATGGACTTTTAAGAAATTACGAAAAACCTAGATTTGTATGGGTAAAGCAAAAGCTCAATGGTGTCAACTTAAGCTCAAATCCCTACCACATCTCGTTCCTAGTCTCTGACTAGGAATGCAGTTGATGAGGCTCTGCCTCTAATATCAAGGCTAAAATAGCCCCATATCATGCTAACTTAAGGAATATATAACAATGACTGGTAATACGTTTTTTGATAAACTCCAACCTGCAAGTCAGCAACAATCTATCGTGTATCTACCCTATATTCAGGGTAATAAGCGGAATTTGTTACCCTATGCCATCACTCTTTATAAAAAACGTGAGTTAGAAGGACACCGCAAAATAGAAGGTAGTGAAAATGTTCCCTTCGTTGCCACTTGGAATGATCCTACCTTACCCTCCGACTTAACCGTTTGCCGGTTACAGTTTGATTCTACGTCTGAATTAACCTATGAAGTCATGATGCCAAGTTTTGAATTTATTAGTTTTTTAATTGAACTAATGGAAAACTATAAGCGGAATAAAATCACGGATTTTTCTAAATCCTTTTACCGCAAATTATTACGTTTAGATGATTGAAGCAAAATAGAACAGCCTTCTTAAACCTCGTTTACTTGGAAACCTCTAGATTTTTCCAACATAACTAGCTATTATACGGAAATTTAGGTTTATACGCCTTACAAAAATCACTATGAACACACCACTAACAAACCAACCTATCCGCGTTGGAGTCCTGGGTTTTGGCGGACTTGGACAGGCAGCCGCAAAACTCCTTTCCAGCAAACGAGAAATGATTCTTGTCGCCGTCGCCGACCAAAATGGCTATGCTTACTCCACTGAGGGCTTAAACACCCAATCTTGTATTACTACTTACCAAAATCAAGGTACAATCGGTCATTTAGAAGCATTTGGTACATTAAGCAACAACAGTATTCAGGATTTAATTCAAGTCACTGGTGACACTGTAGATGGTTATTTCCTGGCTTTACCCAACCTCCCCAATGACTTTATCCCCTCTGTTGCCAAAGAATTTATTCAAGCCGGTTGGCAGGGTGTTCTGGTAGATGCCATTAAACGCACCAGTGCAGTCGAACAACTCCTATCCATGAAAGATGAACTGCAAGCCGCCGGCATTACCTACATGACTGGCTGTGGTGCTACTCCTGGGCTATTAACCGCTGCTGCCGCTTTAGCTGCCCAAAGTTATGCGGAAATTCACAATGTGGTCATTACCTTTGGTGTGGGAATTGCTAACTGGGAAGCCTACCGCGCCACTGTGAGAGAAGATATTGGTCATATGCCCGGTTATAGTGTAGAAGCCGCTAGAGCCATGACTGACGCAGAGGTAGAAG
The DNA window shown above is from Anabaena sp. WA102 and carries:
- a CDS encoding ammonium transporter — encoded protein: MFRKLTIIGCLTLFLLVGLLTGNAWAETSATVPSPNTGDTAFMLISSALVMLMTPGLAFFYGGFVRSHNILNTLMMSFVLMAIVGVTWVLWGYSLSFAPGLPFIGGLQWLGLNGVGVETTGYLQGSAPAEVVSYAGTIPHQAFMIYQAMFAIITPALISGAIAERMSFRAYCLFVVLWSTFIYTPLAHMVWAKGGFLGLYGGIGALDFAGGTVVHISSGISALVAAIVLGPRKNYPDRLSPPHNVPFILLGAGLLWFGWFGFNAGSALSAGTVATVAFVATNTSAAAGALMWLILEATLRGKPTAVGAATGAVAGLVGITPGAGFVTPVAAILTGFITSVVCFYAVSFKHKLRVDDALDTYPVHGVGGTIGAILTAIFATTEVNSGGKDGVLRGNFGELFVELAAIAIAYIIAGVGTWIILKIIAATVGLRVPDQTEDQGLDINEHGEEGYNSEFADRISNK
- a CDS encoding SGNH/GDSL hydrolase family protein — encoded protein: MSNRVKTFPVWGLFALLTNIILMLAVVLLIWRQQKLTPVLATTAIPDPSEPVNLNWKNQYVAPELGPRHKLSYPQWLDILKQEAKITARKNPQRLTILAGDSLSLWFPPELLPEDRSWLNQGISGEVSNGLLQRLDFFDRTKPEKIFIMVGINDLIRGLDDQEILANYQQIISYLQRKHPQTEIVVQSILPHGEEGITWEGKEKLLAIPNPRIRNLNQELNNLATEKGVKYLNLHPLFTDKQGNLRSDFTTDGLHLSPPGYLVWRTALQMYTNQQITSQATKPKNINSKTRI
- a CDS encoding 4-hydroxy-3-methylbut-2-enyl diphosphate reductase; translation: MDTKAFKRSLQHSDNYNRKGFGHQAEVATKLQSEFQSNLIQEIRDRNYTIKRGNVTIQLAQAFGFCWGVERAVAMAYETRQHFPTEQIWITNEIIHNPSVNKRMQEMQVEFIPVIDKLKDFSVVNSGDVVILPAFGASVQEMQILHDKGCQIVDTTCPWVSKVWNTVEKHKKGDYTSIIHGKYKHEETVATSSFAGKYLIVLNIKEAEYVINYILNGGDREEFLAKFSKACSAGFDPDQDLQRVGIANQTTMLKGETEQIGKMLEHTMMQKYGPTELNQHFQNFNTICDATQERQDAMLELVEENVDLIIVIGGFNSSNTTQLQQIAFDRGIPSYHIDCGERIQSINNIEHRQLTGELVIAENWLPAGEIKVGVTSGASTPDKVVEDIIEKIFALKAIASVV
- the ebsA gene encoding type IV pilus biogenesis protein EbsA codes for the protein MTGNTFFDKLQPASQQQSIVYLPYIQGNKRNLLPYAITLYKKRELEGHRKIEGSENVPFVATWNDPTLPSDLTVCRLQFDSTSELTYEVMMPSFEFISFLIELMENYKRNKITDFSKSFYRKLLRLDD
- the bioU gene encoding (S)-8-amino-7-oxononanoate synthase BioU; this translates as MNTPLTNQPIRVGVLGFGGLGQAAAKLLSSKREMILVAVADQNGYAYSTEGLNTQSCITTYQNQGTIGHLEAFGTLSNNSIQDLIQVTGDTVDGYFLALPNLPNDFIPSVAKEFIQAGWQGVLVDAIKRTSAVEQLLSMKDELQAAGITYMTGCGATPGLLTAAAALAAQSYAEIHNVVITFGVGIANWEAYRATVREDIGHMPGYSVEAARAMTDAEVEALLDQTDGVLTLENMEHADDVMLEVAGICSRDRVTVGGVVDTRNAKKPLSTNVKITGRTFEGKISTHTFTLGDETSMAANVCGPAFGYLKAAQELRQRGISGLFTAAEIMPKFVK